One Odocoileus virginianus isolate 20LAN1187 ecotype Illinois chromosome 6, Ovbor_1.2, whole genome shotgun sequence DNA segment encodes these proteins:
- the CTXN2 gene encoding cortexin-2, which produces MSSIYCGHTSAKMSVNEVPAFSLTLEQKTGFAFVGILCIFLGLLIIRCFKILLDPYSSMPSSTWEDEVEEFDKGTFEYALA; this is translated from the coding sequence ATGAGCAGCATCTACTGCGGCCACACTTCAGCTAAGATGAGTGTCAATGAAGTGCCAGCTTTCTCGTTGACTCTGGAGCAGAAAACTGGCTTCGCTTTTGTTGGGATTTTGTGTATCTTCTTGGGACTTCTTATTATCAGGTGCTTCAAAATCCTGTTAGACCCATATAGTAGCATGCCTTCCTCTACATGGGAAGATGAAGTAGAAGAGTTTGATAAGGGGACATTTGAATATGCACTTGCCTGA